TCAGCGGATGGTCTTCCACATGCACGGCAAGGCGCTTGTCTTCAGGATCGAGGCTCGGGCCGCGCGTCACCGCCCAGCTTTTCAGCACCCCATCCATTTCCAGGCGAAAATCATAATGCAGGCGGCGGGCATCGTGTTTCTGGATCACGAAGCTCGATCCCGGTTTTTCAGCCTTTGTACCCTTGGGCTCCGGCGTCTTGTCGAAACTGCGCTTGGCGTTATAGGTCTGCAACCCCATGGATCAGCTCGCTTTCCGCGAGGCCTTACGGCCTGCCGCCGTGGCCTTTTTCCCGCTGCCTGCTCCGGCACCGACACTGCGGCGCAGGGCCTCCTTGAGATCGATGATATTGTCCTCCTTGCGCTGAGGCGGTTTGGCGATTTCCCGGCCTTCGATCTTGGCTTTCACCAGTTCCGCCAGCGCATCATTATACCGGTCGCTATAGTCGGCCGGTTCGAATGTACCCGCCCTTTTTTCGATGATGTGGCCGGCAAGTTCCAGCATTTCATCATCGAATTCGATATCGGGGATCGACTTGAAGACGGATGTCTCCGAGCGAACCTCGTAGCTGAAATTCAGTGTGGTCGCGACAAGCGCCTTGCCACTCGGTCGGATCAGCAGAATACGGTTGCGGCGGAAAAGCACGGCTTCGCCGAGTGCTACGACATTCTCGTCGTCCATCGCCTTGGCAAGAAGCGTCAGCGCCTCTTCGCCACCCTCCCCGGTCGGCGCGAGATAATAGGACTTGTCGAAATAGAGCTTGTCGATCTCGTCACAGGGCAGAAAATGTTTGACGTGGATGACCTTGTCACTATCAGGCATCAGCTTTGCGATCTCGTCACCCTCAATGACGATGTGGTCGCCATTGTCGAGTTCATATCCCTTGACCTGATCGTCGCGAAGCACTGGCTCGCCCGTATCGCTATCGACATATTGCCGTTCAACGCGGTGGCCCGTCTTGCGGTTGACGATATTGAACGAAATCTTCTCCGCCGAGGTCATCGCGGAATAAAGGCCGATTTCACAGTTGAAATCGGCAAACGACAGATGCCCTTTCCAGCTCGCCCGACGGTTCATGATTGTCGCCCCTCGCCACCGTGACGGAATAAGGCTTCACCGGGCCGGCCACCGGCGAGAATTCGCTCGATCGCCGGTACATCCTCTTCTGCCAGAACCGGCACCGGATCGGAGGCCATGGCCTCCAGCACTTCCGGCGACAGCCCGCCATTGCGAATGACCCATTCCATGGCTTCGCGCGTCTGCCGTTCCGCTTTCAATTGCGCATAGAGCGCCAATATCAGCCGGTCGCGGACATCGAAGCTTTTCAGGCCTTTGTCTGAACGTTCTGACTGTTGTTTCATGTCGAAACCCTCAAAGCCCGCCCGGCGATGGCGGAAGCCGCCTCAGGCAATGCCCCTGCCGCCGGTCACGCCATAGACCTCGCCGTTGATGAAGCTTGCGTCCTGCGAGGCCAGCAGCACATAAACGGGCGCCAGTTCCACCGGCTGTCCCGGGCGGCCGAAATCGCTGTCCTTGCCGAAATTCTTCACCTTCTCATCCGGCTGGCCGCCGCTCGGCTGAAGAACCGTCCAGAACGGACCGGGCGCCACCGCATTGGCGCGCACGCCCTTTTCGATCAGCTGCTTTGCGAGGGCCTTGGTATAAGCGACGATACCGGCTTTGGTCGTGGCGTAATCGAGAAGGATGGCCGATGGTTCATAGGCCTGGATGGAGGCGGTGGTGATAACAGACGAACCCGGCTTCAGATAGGGAACAGCCGCCTGCGCAATCCAGTGCAACGCATAAAGATTGGTCTTCATGGTGCGGTCGAAATCATCGGTCGAGAGTTCTTCGATGTCTTCGCGATATTGCTGCCTTGCGGCGTTGACGACCAGAATATCCAGCCCGTTGAGATCGCTGACGGCTTTCTCGACCAGTTCGCGGCACCAAGCCTCATGGGTAATATCGCCAGGCAGTGCCACCGCCACGCGGCCTTCCGCCTCGATCAGCGCCACGACCTCCTCGGCGTCCGATTCTTCTTCCGGCAGATAGGATATCGCGACATCGGCCCCTTCCCGGGCAAAAGCGATAGCGACCGCGCGGCCGATGCCGGAATCGCCGCCGGTAATCAGCGCTTTCCGCCCGGCAAGCTTGCCAGCGCCCTTGTAGCTCTTTTCACCATGATCAGGGAAAGGCGTCATATTCGTCACCAGACCCGGCATTTCCTGGGTGGGGGTCGAAAACGGCGGGCGCGGATACTGGCTGCGCGGATCCTGTGGCTCGAGGCGGTCTGTCATCACGATATCTCCCATCGATAGAGGTCCATCCGTGGCGCGTCCATAACACGGGCATCATACCGCCCGGTCAGGCTGATCTTCGGTGCCCATGAGGCTACCGCAGCGTGGACGCACCACACGCAACCCTAACGATCTGCCTTCGCTCTCGTTCCATCGAATATGGGAAAGGAAGGGCGACGGCACCCTGCGCCGTCGCATCTTTCACTACACGGAGTGTTTCTTCCGCTTGGCGGTGCTTTCGGCAGGAGCCGGGGCCACATCCGGCTTTCCGAAAAGATAACCCTGCGCCTGGGCGCAACCCTCATCGACGACCATGCGGTATTGAGCGTCCGTTTCGATCCCTTCCGCCGTCACCGGCAGATCGAGGCTGCGGCCAAGGCCGATCACCGCGCGCACGATGGCGCGGGCATTGTCATCCTCGCTCATGGCGGCGATGAAGCTGCGGTCGATCTTTATCTTGTCGAAGGGGAAGCTCTGCAGGTTACTGAGTGAAGAATAGCCCGTGCCGAAATCATCCATGACGATGGCAACGCCGAGCGCCTTCAGCTGGTTGAGGATAACCAACGTCGCCTTGCGGTCTTTGAGAAGCGCTGCCTCGGTGATCTCCAGCTCCAGCCGGTTCGGCGAAAGCCCGGTCTGCATCAGGACGGTGCAGACCACATGGCCGAGATTGGCCAGCGAAAACTGCAAGGGCGAGACATTCACCGCGATCTTCAGATGTGGCGCCCAGGTGCTTGCCTGACGGCAGGCCTCGCGCAGCACCCATTCGCCGAGCGAGATGATGATCCCGCTCTCTTCCGCAATCGGAATGAAGACATCCGGCGGGACCACGCCCCTTGTCGGGTGCTGCCAGCGCACCAGCGCCTCGTAACCGACGACCTGACCGCATTCGACTGACAGGACCGGCTGATAGTTCAACAGCAGCTCGTCCCGGTTGATGGCAAGCCGCAAATCGGTTTCGAGCTGGCGGCGCTCGCGGGCTTCCTGGTCCATCAAGGGATCGTAGAAGGCAAGGATACCGCGCCCACCCATCTTTGCGCGGTAAAGCGCAAGATCGGCGGCATGCATGATACTTTCATGGTCCTGCCCGTCCCGCGGGAACACGGCAATGCCGATGCTGACGCCGACGGCGGTCGGGTCGCTGGCGACATTCATCTTCAGGCCGAACATGCCAAGGATCGTCTCGGCCAGCAGGCGCGCTTCGTCCGCCTTGGTATGCCGGGTCGTCAATATGACGAATTCATCGCCGCCAAGACGGGCGACCACATCGCCTGCCCTTGCACATTCATCGAGAATGGCGGCGACTTTTTTCAAGACGCGGTCGCCTTCGGCGTGGCCGAATATGTCGTTGACCGCCTTGAACCGGTCGAGATCGAGCGCCAGCAGCGCAAATTCGTCCTCTTCACCGCAATTGTCGATCTGCTGGTGAAGACGGGTCTGGAACATGGTGCGGTTGGAGAGGCCAGTCAGGACATCATGGCGCGCGAGATATTCGATTTCGCGCTGCGCTTCCCGCTTTTCCGTCAGGTCGCGAATGGCCATCACCTCGCAGGGGCGGCCGCGATATTCGATCGTGCGTACGCCGAGTTCGAAGACCTGCGCCTGCCCGCCCCGCTCGCGGATCGCCTCCACTGGCGCAGGACGCGGCAGATAGGTGGGCTGACCATCGATGGCCTTGAAAAGATCATCGGGGTTCTGTCCGACAAGCGTTGCTTCATCCCGGCCAAGAAGGCCGGCAAAACGGGTGTTCAGCTCCACGATCCGCCCGTCACGGACGACGGCAAGGCCGTCCAGCGTCGCATCCACCAGCCCCTTGAGATCGACAAGGTATCGATCCACCAGAGCGGCGACGGCGGTGGAGGAAAGGATCAGGAAGGTGACGCCGGAAATGGCGCAGATCATGATCAGCCTGGCGACATTGTCGGGATCAGGCCCGGAGACGGATGGATCCGGCGTGAGTACCGTGGCCGACATGGTGGTGAAATGCAGCGCGCAGATGCCGAAGATCGCCGCTCCGGCCGGCGCTGCGATGCGCTTCCATGAGCCTGGACGATGGAAAAGGAAAAAGGCCAGAACAAAAGCCACCCAAGCAACGGCAAAACCACCGAGAACCGGGCCCCACCGATAGCTGATCGTGGCCGCGACATCCATGCCCGCCATTCCGACGAAATGCATGACGGCAACCGACAGGGTGACCAGCGTTCCGACGATGACCGGCTTGTAAATGACCTGCGAGCGGGTCTTGAGCGCCAGCCAGAAACCGAGAACGGCCAGAAGGGCCGAAAGAGCCGTAAAAAAGAAGTCGTAACCAATCGGAACTGCGCCCTTATAGGCCAGCATGGCAACGAAATGGGTGGCCCAGACGCTCAGTCCCGCAGCAAAGGCCGCAACCAGCACCCAATAGGGTTTGCGACCCGCCGGACTTTCCTCCGCGCGCAACAGAAGGTGAAAAAAAGCAAACATGCCAAGCAAGCAGATAACAGCTGCAAGAAGAACGACCGCGTGGTCGTGCTGTATGGCAACGCATTCCAAAACCGTGAACATGATGCACTCTCCCAGCCTCTGAAGAACCGCCCACGGTGGCACTATGGGAGTGCTTTATTTATAAATCTCTAATGCAACTACTGATAATTGTATCAATATTTTTTCGCGCAGTAAAAAGTGT
The DNA window shown above is from Agrobacterium tumefaciens and carries:
- a CDS encoding Ku protein, yielding MNRRASWKGHLSFADFNCEIGLYSAMTSAEKISFNIVNRKTGHRVERQYVDSDTGEPVLRDDQVKGYELDNGDHIVIEGDEIAKLMPDSDKVIHVKHFLPCDEIDKLYFDKSYYLAPTGEGGEEALTLLAKAMDDENVVALGEAVLFRRNRILLIRPSGKALVATTLNFSYEVRSETSVFKSIPDIEFDDEMLELAGHIIEKRAGTFEPADYSDRYNDALAELVKAKIEGREIAKPPQRKEDNIIDLKEALRRSVGAGAGSGKKATAAGRKASRKAS
- a CDS encoding SDR family oxidoreductase, with amino-acid sequence MTDRLEPQDPRSQYPRPPFSTPTQEMPGLVTNMTPFPDHGEKSYKGAGKLAGRKALITGGDSGIGRAVAIAFAREGADVAISYLPEEESDAEEVVALIEAEGRVAVALPGDITHEAWCRELVEKAVSDLNGLDILVVNAARQQYREDIEELSTDDFDRTMKTNLYALHWIAQAAVPYLKPGSSVITTASIQAYEPSAILLDYATTKAGIVAYTKALAKQLIEKGVRANAVAPGPFWTVLQPSGGQPDEKVKNFGKDSDFGRPGQPVELAPVYVLLASQDASFINGEVYGVTGGRGIA
- a CDS encoding bifunctional diguanylate cyclase/phosphodiesterase produces the protein MFTVLECVAIQHDHAVVLLAAVICLLGMFAFFHLLLRAEESPAGRKPYWVLVAAFAAGLSVWATHFVAMLAYKGAVPIGYDFFFTALSALLAVLGFWLALKTRSQVIYKPVIVGTLVTLSVAVMHFVGMAGMDVAATISYRWGPVLGGFAVAWVAFVLAFFLFHRPGSWKRIAAPAGAAIFGICALHFTTMSATVLTPDPSVSGPDPDNVARLIMICAISGVTFLILSSTAVAALVDRYLVDLKGLVDATLDGLAVVRDGRIVELNTRFAGLLGRDEATLVGQNPDDLFKAIDGQPTYLPRPAPVEAIRERGGQAQVFELGVRTIEYRGRPCEVMAIRDLTEKREAQREIEYLARHDVLTGLSNRTMFQTRLHQQIDNCGEEDEFALLALDLDRFKAVNDIFGHAEGDRVLKKVAAILDECARAGDVVARLGGDEFVILTTRHTKADEARLLAETILGMFGLKMNVASDPTAVGVSIGIAVFPRDGQDHESIMHAADLALYRAKMGGRGILAFYDPLMDQEARERRQLETDLRLAINRDELLLNYQPVLSVECGQVVGYEALVRWQHPTRGVVPPDVFIPIAEESGIIISLGEWVLREACRQASTWAPHLKIAVNVSPLQFSLANLGHVVCTVLMQTGLSPNRLELEITEAALLKDRKATLVILNQLKALGVAIVMDDFGTGYSSLSNLQSFPFDKIKIDRSFIAAMSEDDNARAIVRAVIGLGRSLDLPVTAEGIETDAQYRMVVDEGCAQAQGYLFGKPDVAPAPAESTAKRKKHSV